The Nocardioides salarius genome includes a region encoding these proteins:
- the bcp gene encoding thioredoxin-dependent thiol peroxidase — MSTTPAPRLSPGDPAPDFTLLDDAGAEVSLSSLRGRKVVVYFYPAAMTPGCTKQACDFTATQDAFREEGYEVLGISPDKPEKLARFRDKEALGIRLLSDPDKAVMSAWGAFGEKKMYGKVVQGVIRSTFVVDEQGVVEVAQYNVKATGHVAKLRRDLSL; from the coding sequence TTGAGCACGACGCCCGCCCCGCGCCTGTCCCCCGGCGACCCGGCCCCCGACTTCACCCTGCTCGACGACGCCGGCGCCGAGGTCTCGCTGTCGTCGCTGCGCGGGCGCAAGGTCGTCGTCTACTTCTACCCCGCCGCGATGACGCCCGGCTGCACCAAGCAGGCCTGCGACTTCACCGCCACCCAGGACGCCTTCCGCGAGGAGGGCTACGAGGTGCTGGGCATCTCCCCCGACAAGCCCGAGAAGCTGGCCCGCTTCCGCGACAAGGAGGCGCTGGGCATCCGGCTGCTCTCCGACCCCGACAAGGCCGTGATGAGCGCCTGGGGCGCCTTCGGCGAGAAGAAGATGTACGGCAAGGTCGTGCAGGGCGTGATCCGCTCCACCTTCGTCGTCGACGAGCAGGGCGTGGTCGAGGTGGCGCAGTACAACGTCAAGGCCACCGGCCACGTCGCCAAGCTGCGCCGCGACCTGTCGCTCTAG
- a CDS encoding GNAT family N-acetyltransferase, with protein sequence MTPGPGPEGRSGPEPWTGAGVVLRAFEWSDEPDLAEVFADPEIVTWNPGPPEGALAFMRERNDWSAGTHASWAVADAGAGPGPAGRLLGSVSLHKIDRDQGDAEVGYWVAPWARRRGVGAAAAAAAAAYGFERLGLHRAYLFHAVENTASCAVARRAGFALEGTLRQSFRYADGRHHDEHLHARLVTDD encoded by the coding sequence GTGACGCCCGGTCCGGGGCCGGAAGGGCGGTCGGGGCCCGAGCCGTGGACCGGCGCCGGTGTCGTGCTGCGCGCCTTCGAGTGGAGCGACGAGCCCGACCTGGCGGAGGTCTTCGCCGACCCCGAGATCGTGACCTGGAACCCCGGCCCGCCCGAGGGCGCGCTGGCCTTCATGCGCGAGCGCAACGACTGGAGCGCCGGCACCCACGCGTCGTGGGCGGTCGCCGACGCGGGCGCCGGACCGGGCCCGGCGGGACGGTTGCTCGGTTCGGTGTCGCTGCACAAGATCGACCGCGACCAGGGCGACGCCGAGGTCGGCTACTGGGTGGCGCCCTGGGCCCGGCGGCGTGGGGTGGGCGCCGCGGCGGCCGCGGCAGCGGCGGCGTACGGCTTCGAGCGGCTGGGCCTGCACCGCGCCTACCTCTTCCACGCCGTGGAGAACACCGCGTCGTGCGCGGTGGCGCGTCGCGCCGGCTTCGCGCTGGAGGGCACGCTGCGCCAGTCGTTCCGCTACGCCGACGGCCGCCACCACGACGAGCACCTGCACGCCCGGCTGGTCACCGACGACTAG